Below is a window of Polyangiaceae bacterium DNA.
GCATTCGTCGAGACCTCGGAGAAGGGTACAGAGGCGTCAGCGGGTACTGCAGTTGTCATGAGGACCATCGTGAGCGACTCCCCTCCGCCGCCCGAGGTCAAAGTCGACCACCCGTTCCTGTTCTTCATCCACGACCGCCGCTCCGGCGCCGTGCTGTTCGCGGGCCGCATCGTCGCACCAGGTGGTTGAAGGTACCGCTGCGTCGGATCTTTCAGTACAGCGAGATCTGACATAGATCTGACGGCCACGGCTGCTCGCCCAGTACACCCTCGACTCGGAGGAGTGCCATGTCGAAAGCCGCGCGAGCATCTGCGGGTCTCTGTGTCGTCATCGCCGTGATCGCGTGTGCCTCCGTCGAGGACCGCGCCGAGCCGATCGGCGACCGCGGCGACGCGATCATCAACGGCACCGCGATCACCGATCCCGTGCAAGTCGAGGTCTCGAAGAACGTTCATCTCCGCACGATTCAGGGCGGCGCCCAATGTTCGCAAGGTAGCGGCACGCTGTTGACGAACGAGTGGGTCCTCACCGCGTGGCACGTGGTCAGCAACGCTTGCGGGGGCGCTTGCGCGGCGGTCCAGCCGAACGAGGTCGATGTCACGCTCGGCGACATCACTTTGGGTCACCAGTCCCGAAAGGCGGATCGCTTCGTCTTCCATCCTCGGGTCGGAGCACACAATTGCTTCGGCAATCCCGATACCGACATCGCGCTGGTGCATCTGGCGAGCCCGTTCAACCTCGCCGGGAGCACCACCGGGCACTTCCGGCCCATCTCCGATCTGGACACGCCGAACCTCTTCCTGAAACCGACGACCTGCTTTGGCTACGGGCGCTCCGCGCTCTGCGGCTCGGCGGGGCCGCCGCTGCGATTCGCCGACTTCGTCGTTCGACCCTACCCGGCCCCGTTCCCGTACACCACCCAGCCGCCAGCCTCCGTGGGCTTCACGGTCATGAAGGGTGGCGGCGTCACCCACGACGACCTAGGGACAGGTGTCATGCCGTACAGCGGCGACTCTGGTGGGCCGTGCATCGACCCCAACGACCCTATCAAGGGCAAGGAGGACGTGCTCGGGGTGATTCAGTCCGTCGATGGCGACCGAGGGTTCACCTGCCCCTCGGGTGCCTCGGAGCTCGATCCACGCTTCACGAGGATCGTCGCCGCCTCCGCCTTTCGCGACTTCGCGCGAGCAGTCCTCGCGTCCGCGATGCCGCCGGTCCAGATGGACATCAACTTCGACGGACACCTCGACACCTTCTTCATCAAGGAGCTCGCGGGTCACCTCTTCGTCGAGGTCCAGCTGGGCGGGCCAGGTGGCGTGGTGTTCACTCTCCCTCCAACCGGCATCCCGAAGATCCTGCCTGCTGGCTCCGACCGCGCGATGATCCAGCACGGCGA
It encodes the following:
- a CDS encoding trypsin-like serine protease; amino-acid sequence: MSKAARASAGLCVVIAVIACASVEDRAEPIGDRGDAIINGTAITDPVQVEVSKNVHLRTIQGGAQCSQGSGTLLTNEWVLTAWHVVSNACGGACAAVQPNEVDVTLGDITLGHQSRKADRFVFHPRVGAHNCFGNPDTDIALVHLASPFNLAGSTTGHFRPISDLDTPNLFLKPTTCFGYGRSALCGSAGPPLRFADFVVRPYPAPFPYTTQPPASVGFTVMKGGGVTHDDLGTGVMPYSGDSGGPCIDPNDPIKGKEDVLGVIQSVDGDRGFTCPSGASELDPRFTRIVAASAFRDFARAVLASAMPPVQMDINFDGHLDTFFIKELAGHLFVEVQLGGPGGVVFTLPPTGIPKILPAGSDRAMIQHGDFDKDGIQDLFAYINGVPLYLPGVIGFNPATPVPTNLSLVSSYQYVAPRDVNKDGTDDLVAVQSDGTEHIYLGQAGKGLTSAAHLFPRGFRFFEPDDEESFAISAPSFSKSRSPRPARSRPPKASCTWCRRTRTGPSTRTSST